One Hevea brasiliensis isolate MT/VB/25A 57/8 chromosome 5, ASM3005281v1, whole genome shotgun sequence genomic region harbors:
- the LOC110644552 gene encoding probable receptor-like protein kinase At5g18500: MANDLNTELSQKTDIFGLKVWELIGISVALFIIIILSLLSFCLTSRKKSRRDGNKLPLSQIPTVSKEIKEVRVEQVSANEFVPHDGILLTIHDKTSDKESDKVMVHLGMGKTKNGDNSSQSGSFHHLEKDCVSQSGEEGSSGTVTVYKPSSSYSITAPSPLSGLPEFSHLGWGHWFTLRDLELATNRFSKENVLGEGGYGVVYQGHLINGTPVAVKKILNNLGQAEKEFRAEVEAIGHVRHKNLVRLLGYCVEGTHRMLVYEYVNNGNLEQWLHGAMRQHGYLTWEARMKVLVGTAKALAYLHEAIEPKVVHRDIKSSNILIDDDFNAKVSDFGLAKLLGAGKSHVTTRVMGTFGYVAPEYANTGLLNEKSDVYSFGVLLLEAITGRDPVDYGRPAHEVNLVDWLKMMVGSRRSEEVVDPNIEVKPTTRALKRALLTALRCVDPDYEKRPKMGQVVRMLESEEYPIPREDRRHRRTQRDSMEIESQKENSDTDHSDYPGSRSESRRT; the protein is encoded by the exons ATGGCTAATGATCTTAACACAGAACTCTCCCAGAAAACTGACATTTTTGGTCTGAAAGTTTGGGAACTAATTGGGATTTCTGTGGCattatttatcattattattctCTCCCTATTGTCATTTTGCTTAACTTCGCGGAAGAAGTCAAGAAGAGATGGAAACAAGCTTCCCCTTAGCCAAATTCCGACTGTTTCAAAGGAAATTAAGGAAGTTCGAGTGGAGCAAGTATCAGCAAATGAATTTGTACCTCATGATGGGATTCTCCTCACAATTCATGATAAGACCAGTGACAAAGAATCAGACAAGGTCATGGTTCATCTGGGTATGGGGAAAACTAAAAATGGAGACAATAGCAGTCAATCAGGGTCTTTTCATCATTTAGAGAAAGATTGTGTATCGCAATCAGGTGAAGAAGGGAGTTCAGGCACAGTAACGGTATACAAGCCTTCTTCTTCGTATTCTATTACTGCTCCTTCTCCTTTAAGTGGCCTGCCTGAATTCTCTCACCTGGGTTGGGGTCATTGGTTCACTTTGAGGGATCTTGAGCTGGCAACAAATAGGTTTTCAAAGGAAAATGTCCTTGGGGAGGGTGGCTATGGAGTTGTTTATCAGGGACATTTGATCAATGGCACTCCTGTGGCAGTGAAAAAGATCCTGAATAACTT GGGACAGGCAGAAAAGGAGTTTAGAGCGGAAGTTGAAGCCATTGGTCACGTGCGCCACAAGAATTTGGTTCGCCTTCTGGGATATTGCGTAGAAGGAACTCACAG AATGTTGGTTTATGAATATGTCAACAATGGAAATCTGGAACAATGGCTTCATGGAGCTATGCGTCAGCATGGATATCTTACTTGGGAAGCCCGCATGAAGGTTCTTGTTGGCACAGCTAAGGC TCTTGCTTATTTGCATGAGGCCATCGAGCCAAAAGTGGTGCATCGAGACATTAAATCCAGTAATATATTAATTGATGATGACTTTAATGCCAAGGTTTCTGATTTTGGCCTAGCTAAGTTGCTTGGAGCTGGCAAAAGCCATGTCACTACGCGAGTTATGGGAACCTTTGG TTACGTGGCCCCTGAATATGCAAATACTGGTCTTTTGAATGAAAAGAGTGATGTTTATAGCTTTGGGGTTTTGCTCTTGGAAGCTATTACTGGAAGAGATCCTGTAGACTATGGTCGTCCTGCCCATGAG GTAAATCTTGTTGATTGGCTGAAAATGATGGTTGGAAGCAGGCGGTCTGAAGAAGTTGTAGATCCAAACATAGAGGTAAAGCCAACGACACGAGCTCTCAAGCGAGCGCTCTTGACTGCTTTGAGGTGTGTTGATCCTGATTATGAAAAAAGACCTAAAATGGGCCAAGTTGTAAGAATGCTTGAATCCGAAGAGTATCCTATTCCGAGAGAG GATCGCAGACATCGAAGAACACAAAGAGACAGCATGGAGATTGAGTCTCAGAAAGAGAATTCTGACACTGATCACAGCGATTATCCAGGATCAAGATCAGAGAGCAGGCGGACGTAA